A single Phragmites australis chromosome 4, lpPhrAust1.1, whole genome shotgun sequence DNA region contains:
- the LOC133915971 gene encoding FCS-Like Zinc finger 13-like gives MVEKARSMASKIDIPAPAPGQSSWRSDGLPSPTSPLDRAAAPSPRGWRHRDAGGVGLGILAALEAQPATTTAAARVSIARRAARLEVSELGCSGRCATSLCGGRGGGPSSTQSGAGAAFRVAEFLACCDMCRRPLDGKDIFMYRGERAFCSMECRYHAIVSDEFQEEDELKRRAGAASSEVPKKATADMAGSPCNGGGQIFFTGIVAA, from the coding sequence ATGGTGGAGAAGGCGAGGAGCATGGCGAGCAAGATCGACATCCCCGCACCGGCCCCCGGCCAGTCGTCGTGGAGGTCTGACGGACTCCCGTCGCCGACGAGCCCGTTGGACCGCGCGGCCGCGCCCTCGCCCCGCGGATGGCGCCACCGCGACGCCGGAGGGGTCGGGCTCGGGATCCTCGCGGCGCTCGAGGCGCAGCCCGCCACCACGACTGCAGCGGCCAGGGTGTCCAtcgcgcgccgcgccgcgcggcTGGAGGTGTCGGAGCTCGGATGCAGCGGCCGGTGCGCCACCAGCCTCTGCGGCGGCCGCGGAGGAGGACCGTCGTCCACCCAGTCTGGCGCCGGCGCGGCGTTCCGTGTGGCCGAGTTTTTGGCGTGCTGCGACATGTGCCGGCGGCCGTTGGACGGGAAGGACATCTTCATGTACCGCGGGGAGCGCGCCTTCTGCAGCATGGAGTGCCGGTACCACGCCATCGTGAGCGACGAGTTCCAGGAAGAGGATGAGCTGAagcgccgcgccggcgccgcgtcCTCCGAGGTCCCCAAGAAGGCCACGGCGGATATGGCCGGGTCGCCCTGCAACGGCGGTGGCCAGATCTTCTTCACCGGCATCGTTGCCGCCTGA